A portion of the Melanotaenia boesemani isolate fMelBoe1 chromosome 2, fMelBoe1.pri, whole genome shotgun sequence genome contains these proteins:
- the gtpbp1 gene encoding GTP-binding protein 1 isoform X1, giving the protein MASIAAAHEPGITSGSVPLSDALVPASIFAPDRGGCGDDPGDECFEDGDMANGEPEDRGIDCSSKLALVSPNGEQYDSLLRQLQDRMEEGCGETIYVLGVGSDGGDWGLDEKDMEASVATVHSLCEQLDADLIPLRERNEAAGLVRDYLIRRRVGELDFLEVRVAVVGNVDAGKSTLLGVLTHGELDNGRGFARQKLFRHKHEMESGRTSSVGNDILGFDQEGQVVNKPDSHGGSLDWTKICEKSSKVITFIDLAGHEKYLKTTVFGMTGHLPDFCMLMVGSNAGIVGMTKEHLGLALALNVPVFVVVTKIDMCPANILQETLKLLQRLLKSPGCRKIPVLVQNKDDVIVAASNFSSERMCPIFQISNVTGENMDLLKMFLNLLSSRTSYRDDQPAEFQIDDTYSVPGVGTVVSGTTLRGLIRLNDTMLLGPDPLGSFIPIAVKSIHRKRMPVKEVRGGQTASFALKKIKRSSIRKGMVMVSPRLSPQATWEFEAEILVLHHPTTISPRYQAMVHCGSIRQTATILSMNRDCLRTGDKASVHFRFIKTPEYLHCDQRLVFREGRTKAVGTITKLLQSTNNMPSNSKPPQIKMQSTKKTPLRKEDGTMATGDDAATIAQPTGPNTSQLGEGDDDPQIKEGNKENKPKSGGGGRRRGGQRHKGKGQNSSTNSTAPPSSSGLGNC; this is encoded by the exons ATGGCATCGATAGCAGCGGCGCACGAGCCAGGCATAACATCCGGCTCCGTTCCGCTGTCTGATGCTTTGGTCCCTGCGAGCATATTCGCTCCAGACCGAGGAGGATGTGGCGACGATCCCGGGGATGAGTGCTTCGAGGATGGGGACATGGCCAATGGTGAGCCTGAGGATCGTGGGATTGACTGCAGCAGCAAG CTTGCACTTGTTAGCCCAAATGGAGAGCAGTATGACTCGTTACTCCGGCAGCTTCAGGACAGAATGGAGGAGGGCTGTGGAGAGACCATCTATGTGCTTGGGGTGGGCTCTG ATGGTGGTGACTGGGGTCTGGATGAGAAAGATATGGAGGCCTCGGTAGCCACGGTGCATTCTCTGTGTGAGCAGCTGGACGCTGATCTTATCCCTCTAAGAGAGCGCAATGAGGCTGCTGGGTTGGTGCGTGACTATTTGATTCGGAGGCGTGTGGGTGAGCTAGACTTCCTGGAGGTCAG GGTTGCAGTGGTGGGGAATGTGGATGCCGGTAAGAGCACCCTGCTGGGAGTGTTGACGCATGGCGAGCTGGACAATGGCAGGGGCTTTGCCCGCCAGAAACTTTTCAGACACAAGCATGAGATGGAGAGTGGCAGGACCAGCAGCGTGGGCAATGACATCCTGGGGTTTGACCAGGAAGGGCAG GTGGTCAACAAACCAGACAGTCATGGAGGAAGCCTGGACTGGACCAAAATCTGTGAGAAGTCCTCAAAAGTCATTACCTTTATAGACTTGGCCGGCCATGAGAAATACCTTAAGACCACTGTGTTTGGGATGACGGGACACCTTCCAGATTTCTGCATGCTCATG GTTGGCAGTAATGCAGGTATTGTGGGAATGACCAAAGAGCATTTGGGTCTTGCTTTAGCTCTGAATGTGCCCGTATTTGTAGTAGTAACCAAGATAGACATGTGTCCAGCCAACATCTTACAAG AGACTTTGAAGCTGCTCCAGAGGCTACTAAAGTCTCCCGGCTGCAGAAAGATTCCTGTCCTGGTGCAGAACAAGGATGATGTCATAGTTGCAGCTTCAAACTTCAGTTCAGAGAG gatGTGCCCCATCTTTCAGATCTCCAATGTGACCGGAGAGAACATGGACTTGCTAAAAATGTTTCTCAACCTGCTCTCCTCCAGGACATCCTACAGGGACGATCAGCCTGCTGAGTTTCAGATAGATGACACCTACTCTGTACCG GGAGTGGGAACTGTGGTATCAGGAACTACTTTGCGTGGACTCATACGGTTGAATGATACCATGCTTCTGGGCCCAGATCCTCTCGGGAGCTTCATCCCCATCGCTGTTAAATCAATCCACCGCAAGAGAATGCCTGTGAAGGAGGTTCGAGGTGGCCAGACTGCCTCTTTTGCTCTCAAAAAG atcaagcGCTCCTCCATCAGGAAAGGCATGGTGATGGTGTCCCCGAGGTTGAGTCCCCAGGCAACTTGGGAGTTTGAGGCTGAGATCCTCGTGTTGCATCATCCTACGACGATATCCCCCAGATACCAGGCCATGG TCCACTGCGGCAGTATAAGGCAGACAGCCACCATCTTGTCCATGAACAGAGACTGCTTACGGACAGGGGACAAGGCTTCGGTTCACTTCCGCTTCATCAAAACACCTGAATATCTGCACTGCGACCAGCGGCTGGTGTTCAGGGAGGGGCGCACCAAGGCTGTGGGAACCATCACTAAG TTGCTGCAGTCCACCAATAATATGCCGTCAAACTCCAAACCTCCACAAATCAAAATGCAGTCCACAAAAAAGACGCCTCTCCGAAAAGAGGACGGTACCATGGCAACTGGTGACGATGCAGCAACAATAGCACAGCCAACAGGCCCAAACACATCGCAACTG GGAGAGGGAGATGATGACCCTCAAATAAAGGAGGGCAACAAAGAGAACAAG CCAAAGTCTGGAGGTGGTGGAAGGAGACGAGGTGGACAGAGGCACAAAGGAAAAGGCCAGAACAGCAGCACTAACTCGACAGCACCGCCTTCCTCATCGGGGTTAGGAAACTGCTGA
- the gtpbp1 gene encoding GTP-binding protein 1 isoform X2, translating to MASIAAAHEPGITSGSVPLSDALVPASIFAPDRGGCGDDPGDECFEDGDMANGEPEDRGIDCSSKLALVSPNGEQYDSLLRQLQDRMEEGCGETIYVLGVGSDGGDWGLDEKDMEASVATVHSLCEQLDADLIPLRERNEAAGLVRDYLIRRRVGELDFLEVRVAVVGNVDAGKSTLLGVLTHGELDNGRGFARQKLFRHKHEMESGRTSSVGNDILGFDQEGQVVNKPDSHGGSLDWTKICEKSSKVITFIDLAGHEKYLKTTVFGMTGHLPDFCMLMVGSNAGIVGMTKEHLGLALALNVPVFVVVTKIDMCPANILQETLKLLQRLLKSPGCRKIPVLVQNKDDVIVAASNFSSERMCPIFQISNVTGENMDLLKMFLNLLSSRTSYRDDQPAEFQIDDTYSVPGVGTVVSGTTLRGLIRLNDTMLLGPDPLGSFIPIAVKSIHRKRMPVKEVRGGQTASFALKKIKRSSIRKGMVMVSPRLSPQATWEFEAEILVLHHPTTISPRYQAMVHCGSIRQTATILSMNRDCLRTGDKASVHFRFIKTPEYLHCDQRLVFREGRTKAVGTITKLLQSTNNMPSNSKPPQIKMQSTKKTPLRKEDGTMATGDDAATIAQPTGPNTSQLPKSGGGGRRRGGQRHKGKGQNSSTNSTAPPSSSGLGNC from the exons ATGGCATCGATAGCAGCGGCGCACGAGCCAGGCATAACATCCGGCTCCGTTCCGCTGTCTGATGCTTTGGTCCCTGCGAGCATATTCGCTCCAGACCGAGGAGGATGTGGCGACGATCCCGGGGATGAGTGCTTCGAGGATGGGGACATGGCCAATGGTGAGCCTGAGGATCGTGGGATTGACTGCAGCAGCAAG CTTGCACTTGTTAGCCCAAATGGAGAGCAGTATGACTCGTTACTCCGGCAGCTTCAGGACAGAATGGAGGAGGGCTGTGGAGAGACCATCTATGTGCTTGGGGTGGGCTCTG ATGGTGGTGACTGGGGTCTGGATGAGAAAGATATGGAGGCCTCGGTAGCCACGGTGCATTCTCTGTGTGAGCAGCTGGACGCTGATCTTATCCCTCTAAGAGAGCGCAATGAGGCTGCTGGGTTGGTGCGTGACTATTTGATTCGGAGGCGTGTGGGTGAGCTAGACTTCCTGGAGGTCAG GGTTGCAGTGGTGGGGAATGTGGATGCCGGTAAGAGCACCCTGCTGGGAGTGTTGACGCATGGCGAGCTGGACAATGGCAGGGGCTTTGCCCGCCAGAAACTTTTCAGACACAAGCATGAGATGGAGAGTGGCAGGACCAGCAGCGTGGGCAATGACATCCTGGGGTTTGACCAGGAAGGGCAG GTGGTCAACAAACCAGACAGTCATGGAGGAAGCCTGGACTGGACCAAAATCTGTGAGAAGTCCTCAAAAGTCATTACCTTTATAGACTTGGCCGGCCATGAGAAATACCTTAAGACCACTGTGTTTGGGATGACGGGACACCTTCCAGATTTCTGCATGCTCATG GTTGGCAGTAATGCAGGTATTGTGGGAATGACCAAAGAGCATTTGGGTCTTGCTTTAGCTCTGAATGTGCCCGTATTTGTAGTAGTAACCAAGATAGACATGTGTCCAGCCAACATCTTACAAG AGACTTTGAAGCTGCTCCAGAGGCTACTAAAGTCTCCCGGCTGCAGAAAGATTCCTGTCCTGGTGCAGAACAAGGATGATGTCATAGTTGCAGCTTCAAACTTCAGTTCAGAGAG gatGTGCCCCATCTTTCAGATCTCCAATGTGACCGGAGAGAACATGGACTTGCTAAAAATGTTTCTCAACCTGCTCTCCTCCAGGACATCCTACAGGGACGATCAGCCTGCTGAGTTTCAGATAGATGACACCTACTCTGTACCG GGAGTGGGAACTGTGGTATCAGGAACTACTTTGCGTGGACTCATACGGTTGAATGATACCATGCTTCTGGGCCCAGATCCTCTCGGGAGCTTCATCCCCATCGCTGTTAAATCAATCCACCGCAAGAGAATGCCTGTGAAGGAGGTTCGAGGTGGCCAGACTGCCTCTTTTGCTCTCAAAAAG atcaagcGCTCCTCCATCAGGAAAGGCATGGTGATGGTGTCCCCGAGGTTGAGTCCCCAGGCAACTTGGGAGTTTGAGGCTGAGATCCTCGTGTTGCATCATCCTACGACGATATCCCCCAGATACCAGGCCATGG TCCACTGCGGCAGTATAAGGCAGACAGCCACCATCTTGTCCATGAACAGAGACTGCTTACGGACAGGGGACAAGGCTTCGGTTCACTTCCGCTTCATCAAAACACCTGAATATCTGCACTGCGACCAGCGGCTGGTGTTCAGGGAGGGGCGCACCAAGGCTGTGGGAACCATCACTAAG TTGCTGCAGTCCACCAATAATATGCCGTCAAACTCCAAACCTCCACAAATCAAAATGCAGTCCACAAAAAAGACGCCTCTCCGAAAAGAGGACGGTACCATGGCAACTGGTGACGATGCAGCAACAATAGCACAGCCAACAGGCCCAAACACATCGCAACTG CCAAAGTCTGGAGGTGGTGGAAGGAGACGAGGTGGACAGAGGCACAAAGGAAAAGGCCAGAACAGCAGCACTAACTCGACAGCACCGCCTTCCTCATCGGGGTTAGGAAACTGCTGA
- the LOC121650682 gene encoding beta-galactoside-binding lectin-like yields MEKYINVNPESKIHMCDASFLNSSHERPPTCLSGCRHKGTALQIFIYCHLHLTNCSTPAAMTNGMIINNMSFKVGQTLTVVGVAEEDATRFAVNIGHSEQYLTLHINPRFSYGGDANVVVCNSNQGGSWGQECRERSFPFRKGNQFKIITIFTATGFLVILSDGSMIRFPNRLGSQKYSFFSFTGDARIKSLEIM; encoded by the exons ATGGAGAAGTACATCAATGTCAATCCTGAAAGTAAAATACACATGTGTGATGCAAGTTTTCTTAACAG CTCCCATGAGAGGCCTCCCACATGTCTGTCAGGGTGCAGACATAAAGGCACGGCGTTGCAGATTTTCATTTACTGTCACTTGCACTTGACAAACTGTTCTACACCTGCAGCCATGACAAAT gGTATGATCATAAACAACATGTCCTTCAAAGTTGGACAAACTCTGACTGTTGTTGGAGTAGCTGAAGAAGATGCAACAAG GTTTGCTGTGAATATTGGCCACAGTGAACAATACCTCACACTGCACATCAATCCCCGTTTTTCTTATGGTGGAGATGCAAATGTGGTTGTCTGCAACTCTAACCAGGGTGGCTCATGGGGCCAGGAGTGCCGCGAAAGAAGCTTTCCCTTTCGTAAAGGAAATCAGTTCAAG ATCATCACCATCTTCACCGCTACCGGGTTTTTGGTGATTTTATCTGATGGATCCATGATCCGCTTCCCAAACCGCCTGGGGTCACAAAAATACTCGTTCTTCAGCTTCACGGGGGACGCTCGCATCAAAAGTCTTGAGATCATGTAA